From one Idiomarina sp. X4 genomic stretch:
- a CDS encoding toll/interleukin-1 receptor domain-containing protein, producing the protein MAKFNANTFKRQLQQIERKAQQQYKREVNKINQQNRQAVSKINREINAYNRKADSYNKKAIAELNRQLRTSASKVHYSEAELRLADRVKQAIPALDDREYDAFLSYARIDGSEVASELRSQLNALGVAVWFDEISITPGKSQSLQMDAGLRKARSGITLLTPAYLTGRFWTERELGALLNKETLIPVLHNVTFDDVREYSGILPDLAGFTTQFDSIEDIANKIAAAIMPSDNTQGG; encoded by the coding sequence ATGGCCAAGTTTAACGCAAATACATTCAAGCGGCAGCTTCAGCAAATTGAGCGAAAAGCACAGCAACAGTATAAACGTGAAGTAAATAAAATTAACCAGCAGAACCGACAGGCGGTTAGTAAAATAAATAGAGAAATAAACGCCTATAATCGAAAGGCAGATAGCTACAATAAAAAAGCCATCGCGGAATTAAATCGACAATTGAGGACATCAGCCAGCAAAGTCCATTATTCTGAAGCAGAATTAAGACTAGCTGATCGTGTTAAGCAAGCAATTCCCGCTCTCGATGACAGAGAGTACGATGCCTTCCTAAGTTATGCTCGCATCGATGGGAGCGAAGTGGCATCAGAGCTTAGATCTCAACTAAATGCACTTGGCGTAGCAGTTTGGTTCGATGAGATCTCTATTACACCAGGAAAAAGTCAATCCCTTCAAATGGATGCTGGTCTGCGAAAGGCTCGTTCTGGCATTACTTTATTGACACCGGCCTACCTAACTGGTCGATTTTGGACGGAGCGAGAGTTGGGTGCTCTTTTGAACAAAGAAACCTTAATTCCTGTACTCCATAATGTAACGTTCGATGATGTTAGAGAGTATAGCGGCATTCTTCCCGATTTAGCCGGTTTCACAACTCAATTTGATTCTATTGAAGATATAGCCAATAAAATTGCAGCTGCGATCATGCCGAGTGACAACACACAAGGTGGATAG
- a CDS encoding alpha/beta fold hydrolase — protein MNMMKPLAVLTLLLSSTAFPQSENPIITSQVSGEGKPVVLIPGLMSDSRVWQQAVEQLDDHYQVHQLAIAGFGDTPTRPSLRQSFTQPVLTAISQYLSESLDSKAAVIGHSLGGFLSYQLALTYPDSVSCSVAVDGVPFFSALVTMNPDMTSSNAQPQAEQVLAVYQQLSAKAMTQQASASVARQTQWQPGQALITDMAKKSDPKVVGRAMYELMITDLRPQLPKLQIPVLQMAATGAFPEAQRPMALPHYQQQVSGSEQITLLEFDNAHHFIMWDQPDAFMQATQRFLQEQCHD, from the coding sequence ATGAACATGATGAAACCATTGGCAGTATTGACGCTGCTACTCAGCTCCACGGCGTTCCCGCAGTCGGAAAACCCAATAATAACTAGCCAAGTCTCTGGTGAAGGTAAGCCAGTCGTATTGATTCCCGGGCTAATGAGCGATAGTAGAGTGTGGCAGCAGGCTGTCGAGCAACTGGACGACCATTATCAAGTACACCAATTAGCGATTGCAGGCTTTGGCGACACGCCCACCCGACCGAGTTTACGACAATCGTTCACCCAACCGGTACTAACTGCCATTAGCCAATACCTATCAGAAAGCCTCGATAGTAAGGCTGCGGTAATTGGGCATAGTTTGGGGGGCTTTCTAAGTTATCAGTTAGCACTTACTTACCCTGATTCCGTTAGCTGTTCAGTAGCCGTCGATGGGGTACCCTTTTTCTCGGCTCTGGTCACTATGAACCCTGACATGACCTCGTCAAACGCCCAGCCGCAGGCGGAACAGGTGTTGGCGGTTTACCAGCAATTGTCTGCTAAAGCAATGACGCAGCAAGCCTCGGCCAGTGTCGCGAGACAAACCCAGTGGCAGCCAGGTCAGGCGCTAATTACCGACATGGCAAAAAAATCCGACCCTAAGGTGGTCGGGCGTGCCATGTACGAATTAATGATTACCGACTTACGTCCGCAACTACCTAAGCTTCAAATCCCAGTTCTGCAAATGGCAGCGACGGGGGCGTTCCCGGAAGCACAACGACCGATGGCGCTGCCGCACTACCAACAACAAGTCAGTGGTAGCGAACAAATAACCTTGCTAGAGTTTGATAATGCGCATCACTTTATTATGTGGGATCAGCCGGACGCCTTTATGCAAGCCACTCAACGTTTTTTACAGGAGCAGTGTCATGACTAA
- a CDS encoding YicC/YloC family endoribonuclease yields MIQSMTGYARYEHKADWGTATWEVRSVNQRYLETFFRLPENFRSLENSLRDKFRKKLQRGKVECKLYVHMDEARQSELSINEELAKSVIASAKWVSQHSAAGQLNPIDVLKWPGVVNADEQDTDALQKEVLKALDATIAEFIENRKSEGSAIDRMLQERLDGVSKQVAFVRERMPKVMQWQRERLLTRFEEAKIELDPQRVEQEMIMLAQKVDVAEELDRLDAHVEEARKILKKGGPCGRRLDFMMQEFNREANTLASKSINADITAAAVELKVLIEQMREQIQNIE; encoded by the coding sequence ATGATTCAAAGTATGACAGGTTACGCTCGCTACGAGCATAAAGCCGACTGGGGCACCGCAACATGGGAAGTGCGTTCGGTAAACCAACGTTATTTGGAAACCTTTTTCCGCTTGCCGGAAAACTTTCGTTCGCTGGAAAATTCCCTGCGCGATAAGTTTCGGAAAAAGCTGCAGCGCGGAAAAGTAGAGTGCAAACTATACGTGCACATGGATGAGGCACGCCAAAGTGAATTGTCGATTAATGAAGAACTAGCGAAAAGCGTTATTGCCAGCGCTAAGTGGGTGAGTCAGCATTCTGCTGCAGGGCAGTTGAACCCCATTGATGTGCTGAAGTGGCCGGGCGTGGTTAACGCCGACGAGCAAGACACTGATGCACTGCAAAAAGAAGTACTGAAAGCACTTGATGCAACTATCGCTGAGTTCATAGAGAACCGTAAAAGCGAAGGTTCAGCTATTGATAGAATGCTGCAAGAGCGCCTGGATGGTGTCAGTAAACAGGTTGCTTTTGTCCGTGAACGTATGCCGAAAGTGATGCAATGGCAGCGTGAGCGCTTACTAACCCGTTTTGAAGAAGCGAAAATCGAACTAGACCCTCAGCGCGTTGAACAAGAAATGATTATGCTGGCGCAAAAAGTCGATGTAGCCGAAGAGCTCGATCGCCTGGACGCACACGTAGAAGAAGCTCGCAAAATCCTCAAAAAAGGCGGCCCCTGCGGACGTCGTTTGGACTTTATGATGCAAGAGTTCAACCGCGAAGCGAACACACTAGCCTCCAAATCAATTAACGCAGATATCACCGCTGCTGCGGTGGAGCTAAAGGTGTTAATTGAGCAGATGAGGGAGCAAATTCAAAATATCGAGTAA
- a CDS encoding nuclear transport factor 2 family protein yields MRFLNGCLVLFCLVLSVPSFADSNRVQQVEQFVAAFNAHDAERMAQYVTKDVQWLFVSGDEITVETSGKDNLVTAMSGYFESCPSCQSQLANFTVLGRRLSVVEEASWRQNGKPRSQKSLTVYEFSNNLIHRVYYFPTE; encoded by the coding sequence ATGCGCTTTTTAAATGGTTGTTTAGTCCTTTTCTGCTTAGTTTTATCTGTACCAAGTTTCGCGGACTCGAATCGAGTTCAACAAGTTGAACAGTTTGTCGCTGCGTTTAATGCCCATGATGCAGAGCGAATGGCACAATATGTTACTAAAGACGTGCAGTGGCTATTCGTAAGTGGCGACGAGATCACGGTTGAGACCAGTGGTAAAGATAATCTGGTTACCGCTATGAGCGGTTACTTTGAGTCTTGTCCTTCGTGCCAAAGCCAATTAGCAAACTTTACCGTTTTAGGTCGTCGCCTCAGCGTTGTGGAAGAAGCCAGCTGGCGCCAGAACGGCAAGCCTCGTTCGCAGAAAAGCCTGACCGTTTATGAGTTCTCCAATAATCTAATCCACCGCGTTTATTATTTCCCTACTGAATAA
- the smrA gene encoding DNA endonuclease SmrA, which yields MSRSDDEEFELFRQEMTDVTPLAGEEVADIKQAFEPTLAQKERRRAAEAEEAENENFLSTEYVDLVEPDDVIEFHRDGVQAGVFKRLKQGRYTMEASLNLHHHSLAEARTALFNFVQDCHAAGVRTALVIHGMGKHSKPHPALIKSYVNKWLRELPPVLAFHSAQRPHGGRGAVYIMMKKNAEQKQKNREKHAKK from the coding sequence ATGTCGCGTTCAGATGATGAAGAATTTGAGCTGTTTCGTCAGGAAATGACGGACGTAACGCCACTGGCGGGCGAAGAAGTTGCTGATATTAAACAGGCTTTTGAGCCAACGTTGGCGCAAAAAGAACGGCGCCGCGCCGCTGAGGCAGAAGAGGCTGAAAACGAAAACTTTTTATCGACCGAGTACGTGGACTTAGTTGAGCCGGATGACGTTATTGAATTTCATCGCGACGGTGTTCAGGCTGGTGTATTTAAGCGCCTGAAGCAAGGCCGCTATACCATGGAAGCGAGTCTGAACTTGCACCATCACTCGTTAGCGGAAGCGCGCACAGCACTGTTTAATTTTGTGCAGGACTGCCATGCGGCGGGTGTAAGAACGGCTCTGGTGATTCACGGTATGGGTAAGCATTCGAAACCACACCCGGCGCTGATAAAAAGTTATGTGAATAAATGGCTGCGTGAATTGCCGCCAGTGCTTGCGTTTCATAGCGCGCAACGGCCGCACGGCGGCCGCGGTGCCGTGTACATTATGATGAAGAAAAACGCCGAACAGAAACAGAAAAACCGCGAAAAGCATGCGAAAAAATAA
- a CDS encoding DUF885 domain-containing protein: MFEYKKIALAVSLVLMTTACSDASKEEATTANAQSQTATAENATQKAEQTESEKANQLFEDIFMENVMRSPMYQSYLGIKDDQDKWDDISEAQAEEDLALTKKHLEQVKAIDESKLNEQTRISWMLMKQKLENEIADFKWRHHNYPVNQMFGLHSSVASLLINQHRISSVDDAQDYISRLNGLPELFEQLAENLELRAEKGIIAPKFVYPYVISDSKNIITGAPFDDGEASALWGDFTGKLDKLEIDESQREQLLADAKKAMLESVKPAYENLITAVEGIAEQATTKDGAWKFPDGEAFYNNALQRTTTTDLTAEEIHEIGLSEMERIHNEMRGIMEKVGFEGTLQEFFVHMRNSDEFVYPNTEEGRQKYLNEAKAIIDDMRGRLDELFINKPKADLIVKAVEPFREKSAGKAFYQQPSMDGSRPGTYYANLYDMTAMPTYQMEALAYHEGIPGHHMQIAIQQELEGIPKFRRFGRYTAYSEGWGLYTEKLPKEIGLYKDPYSDFGRLAMELWRAVRLVVDTGIHAKKWTREEGIDFYVTNTPNAKSDAVKMVERHIVMPGQATAYKIGMNKILELREKAKSELGEKFDIREFHDVVLGSGPVPLNILEQFVNDYINEKKNA, translated from the coding sequence ATGTTTGAATATAAGAAAATTGCACTGGCGGTTTCGCTGGTGCTAATGACAACCGCATGCTCTGACGCTTCCAAAGAAGAAGCGACAACGGCAAATGCTCAGTCTCAAACCGCAACCGCTGAAAATGCGACTCAGAAGGCTGAACAGACTGAATCTGAAAAGGCTAACCAGCTGTTTGAAGACATTTTCATGGAAAATGTTATGCGCAGCCCAATGTACCAGTCCTACCTTGGTATTAAAGACGACCAGGATAAATGGGATGACATTTCTGAAGCACAGGCGGAAGAAGATCTGGCACTGACGAAGAAGCACTTAGAGCAAGTTAAAGCGATTGACGAGTCGAAGCTGAACGAGCAAACCAGAATCAGCTGGATGCTGATGAAGCAAAAACTCGAAAACGAGATCGCTGACTTTAAATGGCGCCATCACAACTACCCGGTTAACCAAATGTTTGGGTTGCACTCAAGCGTGGCATCACTGCTGATTAACCAACACCGCATTAGCAGCGTGGATGACGCGCAAGACTATATTTCTCGCTTAAATGGCTTACCGGAATTGTTTGAACAGTTAGCGGAAAACCTAGAGCTGCGAGCTGAAAAAGGCATTATCGCACCGAAGTTTGTGTACCCGTACGTCATTAGCGATAGCAAAAACATTATTACCGGTGCACCGTTTGACGATGGCGAAGCCAGTGCACTGTGGGGCGACTTCACCGGCAAACTGGATAAGTTGGAAATCGACGAAAGCCAGCGTGAACAGCTGCTCGCAGACGCTAAAAAAGCGATGTTAGAGTCAGTGAAACCAGCTTACGAAAACTTAATTACTGCGGTAGAGGGTATTGCCGAACAGGCCACGACGAAAGACGGTGCCTGGAAGTTCCCTGATGGCGAAGCGTTTTATAATAACGCGTTGCAGCGCACTACTACGACCGACCTGACAGCCGAAGAAATTCACGAAATTGGTTTAAGCGAGATGGAGCGTATTCATAACGAAATGCGCGGCATCATGGAGAAAGTGGGCTTTGAAGGCACGTTGCAAGAGTTCTTCGTGCACATGCGCAACAGCGATGAGTTCGTTTATCCGAATACCGAAGAGGGCCGTCAAAAATACTTGAATGAAGCGAAAGCGATCATTGATGATATGCGCGGTCGTTTGGATGAACTATTTATCAACAAGCCGAAAGCCGACCTGATTGTTAAAGCGGTTGAACCTTTCCGTGAAAAGTCAGCGGGTAAAGCCTTTTATCAGCAGCCTTCTATGGACGGCTCACGACCAGGCACCTACTACGCTAACCTGTATGACATGACTGCTATGCCAACCTATCAGATGGAAGCTTTGGCCTACCATGAGGGGATTCCCGGCCACCATATGCAGATCGCCATTCAGCAAGAACTGGAAGGCATTCCTAAGTTCCGCCGCTTTGGGCGCTATACCGCTTACAGCGAAGGTTGGGGTCTGTATACCGAGAAACTGCCAAAAGAGATTGGTCTATACAAAGACCCGTACTCAGACTTTGGTCGCTTAGCGATGGAATTGTGGCGCGCAGTTCGATTGGTTGTCGATACTGGCATCCACGCGAAAAAATGGACGCGTGAAGAAGGCATCGATTTTTATGTCACCAACACCCCGAATGCAAAATCTGACGCAGTGAAAATGGTCGAGCGTCATATTGTTATGCCAGGGCAGGCAACAGCCTACAAAATTGGCATGAACAAGATTCTTGAACTGCGTGAGAAAGCGAA
- a CDS encoding Fic family protein, with protein sequence MKPVGYAYLNLHYDLRLPKLGVEVYQDPNAEKEQLIQYGGSKRKVIPGHLKYDDNPYSQMHAAIKNQGIRLHFFAAIYKKINVTEFTAFILDKPTSQYNRVLWFLYEWLTGQKLDIPDLKSSNYIKLFEDEFYYTLRNGQKDKRTRVINNALGTPEFCPTIRKTADISQLDEADVYKTAFAKMQRIGEQLSVDVIGRSVNYLYTKETKSSTEIEREEPNRQRMQRFLNAIKNVGLYELNKHSLINVQNQIVDEKFKATDYRESEIYVGTTIQRFGNRDEDVHYVGAKQEHIASMMNGLFKLHENLMIDGSVPPLFHATLISFGEVYIHPFDDGNGRIHRYLIHDVMKHREPEHKFIIPISAAILKNQQKYDQVLETISVPIMAMLDYEFDNSNRIVINNDIDYMYRFPDYTEHVKFVYEMMDTAISDDLLKEVCLLTVFDCLKKFINENADLPNNKIDMVLSIIIQNGGEVSKRKRKQIEALLEAGVLNELEELATHLIEDIRDKFEIDVVAMMHEES encoded by the coding sequence ATGAAACCAGTTGGATATGCTTACCTTAATCTGCATTACGATCTACGTCTACCGAAGCTCGGGGTGGAGGTTTATCAGGATCCAAATGCGGAAAAGGAACAGTTGATCCAATATGGTGGTAGCAAGCGCAAGGTAATTCCTGGCCACCTAAAGTACGATGATAACCCCTATTCGCAGATGCATGCGGCAATAAAAAACCAAGGCATCAGACTACATTTCTTTGCAGCAATTTATAAAAAAATTAATGTGACTGAATTTACTGCGTTTATTTTAGATAAACCGACAAGTCAATATAACCGAGTCCTTTGGTTTCTTTACGAATGGCTAACTGGGCAGAAACTTGATATCCCGGACCTAAAGTCGTCGAATTATATAAAATTGTTTGAAGACGAGTTCTACTACACCCTGAGAAATGGACAGAAAGATAAAAGAACACGGGTTATTAACAATGCGTTAGGTACACCTGAATTTTGTCCGACGATCCGAAAAACAGCTGATATAAGTCAGCTTGATGAGGCTGACGTTTATAAAACTGCATTTGCGAAAATGCAGCGCATCGGAGAACAGCTATCAGTTGATGTGATTGGGCGATCAGTTAATTACCTTTATACAAAAGAAACAAAGTCATCGACGGAGATAGAGAGAGAAGAGCCGAATCGGCAGCGAATGCAAAGATTCCTGAATGCAATAAAAAATGTTGGATTATATGAGTTGAACAAGCATTCGCTCATCAACGTTCAGAACCAAATTGTGGATGAGAAGTTTAAAGCGACCGATTACCGTGAATCGGAAATTTATGTCGGTACAACGATTCAACGGTTTGGGAATCGAGATGAAGATGTTCATTACGTAGGTGCTAAACAAGAACACATAGCAAGTATGATGAATGGTCTATTCAAGCTACATGAAAACTTGATGATCGATGGCTCAGTTCCCCCATTATTCCATGCAACTTTGATATCTTTCGGTGAAGTTTATATTCACCCATTTGATGATGGAAATGGTCGCATTCATCGCTATCTGATTCATGACGTCATGAAGCATCGAGAACCAGAGCATAAGTTTATTATTCCGATATCTGCTGCGATCTTAAAAAACCAACAAAAATACGATCAGGTTCTTGAAACCATTTCGGTACCAATAATGGCGATGTTGGATTACGAATTCGACAATTCCAATAGAATCGTAATCAATAATGATATTGATTACATGTATCGCTTTCCGGACTACACCGAGCATGTAAAGTTTGTATATGAGATGATGGATACAGCCATCTCCGATGATCTACTAAAAGAAGTATGCTTACTTACCGTGTTCGACTGTTTGAAAAAATTTATCAACGAAAATGCGGACTTGCCGAACAATAAAATCGATATGGTTTTGTCGATTATTATTCAAAACGGTGGTGAAGTTTCGAAGCGCAAACGTAAGCAGATAGAGGCTCTACTAGAGGCTGGAGTTCTTAATGAACTAGAAGAGCTGGCGACGCACTTAATCGAGGATATCAGAGATAAATTCGAGATTGATGTTGTTGCCATGATGCATGAAGAGAGTTAG
- the rph gene encoding ribonuclease PH, translating into MRPSGRTAQQIRPVTITRNFTKHAEGSVLIEFGETKVLCNASVEKGVPRFLKGKGQGWVTAEYSMLPRATHTRSQREASRGKQGGRTLEIQRLIGRSLRTCVDLAALGENTITVDCDVIQADGGTRTASITGACVALVDALNWMRSQGMVKVNPLKEMVAAISVGILDGDPVSDLEYVEDSKADTDMNIVMTEAGKFIEIQGTAEGEAFSFDEMNSLVDMARHSIRELIDIQKKALA; encoded by the coding sequence ATGCGTCCAAGTGGCCGTACGGCACAACAAATTCGACCGGTAACCATTACCCGCAACTTTACCAAGCACGCTGAAGGCTCAGTGCTAATTGAGTTTGGCGAAACCAAAGTACTTTGTAACGCATCTGTTGAAAAAGGCGTTCCGCGCTTTTTAAAAGGCAAAGGTCAGGGTTGGGTCACAGCCGAGTACAGCATGTTACCAAGGGCCACGCACACACGTTCGCAACGTGAAGCATCCCGCGGTAAGCAAGGCGGACGCACCTTGGAAATCCAACGTCTTATTGGTCGCTCACTACGCACCTGTGTCGACTTGGCAGCGCTGGGCGAGAATACGATTACTGTCGACTGCGACGTTATTCAGGCAGACGGGGGCACACGCACGGCCTCTATCACCGGCGCTTGCGTTGCGTTGGTTGACGCTCTTAACTGGATGCGTAGCCAGGGCATGGTCAAAGTGAACCCGTTAAAAGAAATGGTTGCAGCTATTTCGGTAGGCATTTTAGATGGCGACCCGGTCAGCGACTTAGAGTACGTTGAAGACTCAAAAGCCGACACCGACATGAACATTGTTATGACTGAAGCCGGCAAATTCATCGAAATTCAGGGCACTGCCGAAGGCGAAGCGTTCAGCTTTGATGAAATGAACAGTCTGGTCGATATGGCGCGCCACAGTATCCGCGAGCTTATCGATATTCAGAAAAAAGCTTTAGCCTAG
- a CDS encoding sigma-70 family RNA polymerase sigma factor, whose translation MTNYASLTAQVELARSGDRSAFSQVVERTQNLVTSVALAIVHDIRASEDIAQEAYVQTWQKLTQLQRTQSFLPWLRQITRHCAYQWLEREKHNHQARTESLEQALDQLVLEQQADAELDQQQRQTIINAALSRLPDDSRDIVLLFYREQQSTEHVAELLGLEPATVRQKLSRARKALAEDLLKRVGKAALLSAPSLSVTAILSSATMLASPPAAAATGLSLTGALGGATKWVAVVGIAAIGLLGALAGLFIGSQHAQKYAPTAEAKQRLITLRNRAAVFLTIVGGLFYASYEFDPGWIAPSLTYCLMVSGVMYYQLKTQAYVESPKSKRWTCYLGAVVGFVSGFGGLVAGFILSGRI comes from the coding sequence ATGACTAATTACGCCAGCTTGACCGCTCAAGTTGAATTGGCCAGAAGCGGCGATCGATCAGCCTTCAGTCAAGTGGTTGAACGCACCCAGAACTTAGTCACTAGCGTGGCACTGGCCATTGTGCACGATATCCGCGCCAGCGAAGACATTGCTCAAGAAGCCTATGTGCAAACCTGGCAAAAGCTGACGCAACTGCAACGCACACAGAGTTTCTTACCGTGGCTTCGCCAAATCACTCGTCACTGCGCCTACCAATGGTTAGAGCGCGAAAAGCACAATCATCAAGCTCGCACCGAGTCTCTCGAACAAGCACTTGATCAGTTGGTGCTCGAACAGCAAGCCGATGCCGAGCTGGACCAACAGCAACGACAAACGATTATTAACGCAGCGCTATCACGCTTGCCTGACGACAGCCGAGATATCGTGCTGCTGTTTTACCGCGAACAGCAATCCACCGAGCATGTCGCCGAACTGTTAGGTTTGGAGCCCGCCACCGTAAGACAAAAGCTGTCGCGGGCTCGCAAAGCGCTCGCTGAAGATCTGCTTAAGCGGGTGGGTAAAGCCGCCTTGCTTAGCGCGCCGTCATTAAGCGTAACCGCCATTCTTAGCTCCGCCACCATGTTAGCAAGCCCTCCAGCCGCGGCTGCCACGGGCCTATCGTTAACCGGCGCGCTGGGCGGTGCGACCAAATGGGTCGCAGTTGTGGGTATTGCAGCCATCGGCTTATTGGGGGCTCTAGCGGGTTTGTTTATCGGGTCGCAACATGCACAAAAATACGCCCCAACCGCCGAAGCAAAACAGCGCCTGATCACCCTGCGCAATCGGGCAGCGGTATTTCTTACTATCGTTGGCGGCTTGTTCTATGCCAGTTACGAGTTTGATCCAGGCTGGATAGCACCATCGCTTACCTACTGCCTGATGGTCAGTGGCGTAATGTATTATCAATTGAAGACTCAAGCGTATGTCGAGAGCCCGAAGTCCAAGCGCTGGACGTGTTACTTGGGCGCTGTCGTAGGATTTGTCAGTGGCTTTGGTGGGTTAGTCGCAGGCTTTATATTGAGCGGCCGTATTTAA